In Musa acuminata AAA Group cultivar baxijiao chromosome BXJ3-11, Cavendish_Baxijiao_AAA, whole genome shotgun sequence, one DNA window encodes the following:
- the LOC103971320 gene encoding origin of replication complex subunit 6 — protein sequence MDFSTIASRLGLAGSKPLIRKAEELRRFSDVQFNSSIIGVGEIAKAIICLELAASRFDVVFDRQSAIKMSGMSEKAYMRSLNAMKNGIGVKPSLDVRQLGIQFGCVRLIPFVKKGLTLYKDRFLAVLPPSRRTSTDFNRPVFTAVAFYLCAKRHKLKVDKLRLIELCGTSESEFATVSTSMGDLCFDVFGIFKEKKNPKAVKGHRELLDALPSKRRRADDGDASDDSSGDELSSYKRHKKMEKQAYENWKISVISSNKQEKTAPLKAKKQATLNFTRKSPSSIALEAL from the exons ATGGACTTCTCAACCATCGCCTCCAGGCTCGGCCTCGCTGGCTCCAAGCCCCTCATCCGCAAGGCCGAGGAGCTCCGCCGCTTCTCCGACGTCCAGTTCAATTCCTCCATCATTGGTGTT GGCGAGATCGCCAAAGCCATCATTTGCCTGGAGCTGGCGGCATCGAG GTTTGACGTGGTGTTTGATCGGCAAAGTGCGATAAAGATGAGCGGCATGTCGGAAAAAGCTTACATGAGGTCACTTAATGCCATGAAGAATGGTATCGGAGTCAA GCCGAGTCTGGATGTTCGGCAACTTGGGATTCAGTTTGGTTGTGTTAGGCTCATCCCCTTCGTGAAGAAGGGCTTGACTCT ATACAAGGACCGTTTTCTAGCAGTACTTCCACCCTCTCGTCGGACAAGCACAGATTTCAATCGGCCAGTATTTACAGCAGTTGCCTTCTATTTATGTGCCAAAAGGCATAAG CTGAAGGTAGACAAATTGAGGTTGATTGAGTTATGTGGCACATCTGAATCTGAGTTTGCTACT GTTTCAACTTCTATGGGTGACCTCTGCTTTGatgtttttgggattttcaaagaaaagaaaaatccaaAGGCTGTCAAAGGTCATCGAG AGCTTTTAGATGCCCTTCCCAGTAAAAGGAGACGTGCAGATGATGGTGATGCCTCTGATGATTCTTCTGGAGATGAG CTTTCAAGCTACAAGAGGCACAAAAAGATGGAAAAACAAGCCTATGAAAATTGGAAGATTTCAGTGATCTCCTCTAACAAGCAAGAAAAGACAG CACCCCTCAAGGCAAAGAAGCAAGCCACACTCAATTTCACGAGGAAGTCTCCCAGCTCAATTGCATTAGAAGCTTTATAA